The sequence below is a genomic window from Bombus huntii isolate Logan2020A chromosome 13, iyBomHunt1.1, whole genome shotgun sequence.
AGGAATTTACAGTGCGATGACTGTTCACAAAATTCGAGAATATCTTCATGTTATTATAATCTAAGGTTAGCCGCTCGGTATTGTTAATACAACGAGTGTAGCATCCTTTTGATACATTTTTGCATTTAGTACGTAAGTTATTGACAAGTAAACAATCACCATATGCATTGGTACGTTTGTAAGTACGGTGAGAGCGTTTCTTTAACCGTACAAGATTAAGAAACCAAGGAGAAAAGCATACGAGGAATGTGAAAATTGTTACGCAACGGttcgaaattaataaatcGATACCATTGTCTACATTACTCACGATACATCCCATCTAATGGAATCCAAATAATCACAGGAGCGCTGTTTATCAACAGAAAAAGGCAATGAATCATCAATATCGAAAGAAAAGCATAAATTCAGTAAAGAACCAAACTTCTTACAGACATGGACTTCTTGAGCCAAACAGCAATAAAAAGAAGTTTTCACTAAATATTCAAACGACATAACTTCATTCAGACCACAGTCAGAATCTTAATGATGGAACATTACTATCCTATATAACACGGGGTAAATTGAAATTGCCAAAAATGTAAATGCAAATGTTTACCAGGATACTAGTTCGTAACTTTAACGACGCATTTGAAATGGATCTAAACCTCAATCGGCACACCACTGCTTCTCAAAAAACTGACAAGACGAGACCTGTCGCACCGATAGAGGTTACATCCGGAAAAGCCGAGCTCCTCGAACGATACACGAAATCATACGTTGAAGGTGCTGCAGCTTAGGGGAAAGCTCTTCACATTTTGCAAGTGCACCAATAGCGATATTGTGCTCTTCTTGGGCGTAGAGCAGTCGTTACAATTTTACGCATGCCACGAAcataacataaaaattaagTATTAGAAGGATCGATAATATTATGTTACTGGGTTCCCAAATTATTCAGCAATGACCGTTGTTTGATAGTTTGACACTGTACAATTCTGACAGAACGCCTTTGTTTCCTAATAACAATAACGGGAAATTTGGCACACACAGGCCTAAGTCTACTACTGCGATGTACTTCAggtaaaaagcaataaaacGATTGATGTTGGGAGATCCCAATGGGTCATACACCCGTGGTCCTTTATGACACGGGGTAATTAAAAAACGTGTACTTAACCATGGGTTACTCGTAACTATGTGTATGCTAGGAATACAGAAAGCGTTGTATAAAGGAAGCTATTAGTCAGTTGCGAACAGTGTTGAAAATAGTGTTGTACTGAGTGTTGTCAGGGCCTGCAGCTCGTACTGGGGAAACCGTCCTAGCGTCGCTGCCGTCGTCGCAATGGTGCGGAATCCTCTCACCGCCCTGATGGCCACCGCCCTATGGAACCTCCTGACCAGCAGGAGACTGCGACTGTTGGCCTTCAAGTCCGCTGCCCAGATCGGAGCCCTGTAAAGGAGCTCCGACCGCACCACCCCGGCGTACAGCCGGCGTGCCCCGCCTCTCGGCCTGCCAATCCGTTACCAGGTGCTGCAGAAAGGTACCAGACGCTCGAAGTGAACACCGAAAGCGCAGTGCCTGTAGAGAATGGGAcccaaatattttatttggatTCCCACCTCGACCGTTACTCTCCCAGTCTGAGGTGGTACCCCGTGATCCCCCTTGCTACAAAACGTATCATCTGCGTTACACGCCAGTGACGATTCCAGGGGTATTGTTGTTCAAAGCACTGCGTCGTACGCGAGATACCAGAGGAGTGGAGCGGAGACAGACTAAGGCCCTCCTAATCATACCTCCGCTCTGGACGGTACAGACGATACTCCAGTCCCGGAGATATGCCCGAATTACGCCTTTCACATAGGGAGGTACGCGGTGGAAGTCTAGGGCCTCCTCCATTTTGCCCCAGGGCAAGCTGTTGAAGACATTCGCGATGTCCAATGACACCGCCAATGCCACCCCTCTCCGTCGCTTGGCCTCCGCAATGAGAGAGCGGAGCCGAACGATAGCATCGGTCGTAGACCGTACCATCCGGAAACCGTATTGGCCCTTCCGCAGTCCGAGTATAACGCTCCTCCAGGAGATATGTGCTTCTCCAGGCGGGCATCTATTACTCTCTCGAGCAACGTGCCCGACTCATTCAGAAGACACACGAGACCTAAAGGCCGAGGCTGAATCCGGAGATTGCCCCGACTTCGGAAGAAGGTTCATCCGTCCCTGCCTGCACAGACGGGCTGGGACTCGTCGGGACGCGGAGCTTTACGCGTTCCGATCCTGCCTGTTGTCTCCGCCAACTGTTCTTTTGAccgaaattccggaaattgtAGAAATTAAGACACACAGTCTTAGTTGCTAAATACTTTTTGCGAGAGCTAAATAATATTTGGGGATTTAAATTTTACGTTTCTTAAGAGTAAAAAAACTACACTCTCACATAGTTTTAGCTTTGTGTACTCAAGTTGATATGCATAATTGACAATTAAAAATAGGACGATATTGAGCGACATTTGTTCATTTACGGCCGCATGACATTGAGAGATCATGCGGCTATTGTCCTTTCTGGGTCCTATCGGACCCTTCTATGAAGAATGCTATCTCTTGTTTCAAAGTTACTACGCACCGATTATTTCTAAGGGACCTCCTCCCCCCAAGGTTCGGTTTCTTCGTCGCTTCTTCGCGCTATTTCTATCTGCTATTATTCACAAGCTATAATCACCCAGTATTTTTTGGAGGGGGGATTACGGTTAAAGTAGTCAACATGCCCAATGCaagttttttttatatcgGAACCCGAACAAATGATCTTATAAGAGAAATTCTTATGGAGGATATTACAAAGGCCATACAGAATTTAGTCTGTGGCGTTTAGAACTATCGAGGCTGGAAATTTTCCATCCTCTCAGCTGGCAGATGTCCTGTGCTCTCGTGAGATGACGGCATAGGTAATTTGGGCGTGTCAGTCCTTGATGCCAGGTTTATCGTGAGATATTGAGAGTCGTACGTCAACCAGAGACCAAGCCTCTTGCACAACACCTGAGCCGAGATCTGAATTGGCTCATCCATGGTCTATATTACCTTGCCTTACTTATATCTCTAAGGGCACTCGTTTTGAAGGTCGTGCATGCTATTAACGGGTTTCGAAGAAGTCAGAGAACTCAAAGTTCTGGACATCTTGATGCGAACGGCTATCAAAATTTGGTTGAAATTGTCAAAAAATGTGCTGACTTGTTCTGTTCGCTGGGATTTTCTCTTTGACCATTACCATCCCCGTCTTGATGCGCGACCGTCTGCTCAGCATCCAGAAATCGCACTCACCCGATATGAGGGCGACTGTGTAGCGTTCTGTTATAGTGGAAACACTTGCGGGACAGGTGGAGGTCCCTCGGCTCCATTCCAACGCTGATGGACACGAATTGCGGAAGTGCTGGAGATGGCCCCCGTCGTCGCGGTGGGTTGGCGCTGACTTTGTCCAACACGTCCAAGTACACCTTAGCGCCCTTCCGACGGTCGTTAGAACGTCGTAGGGAGCGAGGTGCCTTTCACAGGATACCTCGTGTCTCGTCTTCCGAGACAACCAGGCACGTCATTCAGTGTAAATTTCGCACTCATAGTATGAGCTTATATTTAATAGGGCCGACGTGCAGAGCATACATAAGCCGGCTGTGATTTGCATTTAACGAATGTGGGTTAACGTTACCAATATGCAGATCGTCAGCACAGTACCAGGATTAAACGATTTCTACCAAAGGAAGCTTACATGTTACGCCGGGAACCCGTCCCTGCTGGAGAGAATCTCCACCAGATAGCTTGAACAACGTTGTGTTCCTACTACACCGTTTCCTGGAGGGATCATTTGAAAGACTTTCTTAGGAAACAGTATGTTGATATGCATTGACTAACGTTGCCCATATTGTAGTATCATGAAAATGTTACTTGACGGAAACCCCATGAAATGCAGTCCAAATAGAAAGTGGAAGTGCTGACAGCCCAGAGCGGACGGGAAATTCGAATGGGCTGGGCTACGTGACCTATCGATATTTTCGCGGTCCTACACAAAAGTGGTTACTTGGAAAAAGCAGTCCTGCCCGAGCAGCTGAGCTAAAGTGACGTGTAAAACAGTGCTTCAGAGAAAGTGGGGAAGAGAAAGTTACGAACGGCAACGCCCATAGCTAAATGGTGGAAACCCGTGTCTTCTACTAAGAAGACTATaagcaaaaataaaatgaaaaagcacattccaccgataaaaataattaacaaagatgaacaatactacataaataaaacaacaaacatatcaaaaccaagccaaccaataaacgaagaacaggAATACTCAGCTACAAATGAAGTTGAAATAGAAACAATACCAAACAATGAAGAGAATAATACCAATAACGAATTAACCCAACAGGATGGAAGCTGGAAGGTGGCAAGTTATAACAAGAAACGAGAAATAACAGGAAATCCAGATACAGAAAAGCAGCGATGGCTGCAAGAATTACCATTAagaaactccttcagctcaCTTGCGGAAGAAATAGACGACGACCCAGCAACCAAAAACACCCAATCAACACACACTACAAAAccaccaccaatatttgtcgaGGCCCAGATAATAGACCCGTTTATTGATTTACTAAACAATATTGTTTGAAAGGAAAACTACtcaataaaacaaacaaaactGGTACAGGTAAAAATTCAAACAAACACCCcagaaaattataggaaagtgataagagaattaaaagaaaaaaacgctATATACCACACGTACCAGCTCAAAACGGAAAGGAGCTACAAAATAGTTATAAGATGACTACATTCAAAAACTAACACAAAAAAACTAAGTGacgaattagcaaaaattggccaccaaacaagagcaataaacaatatgacaaGATACGATACGAAGCAACCACTACCTTTATTCATCATACAACTGGAACATAGAACCAACAACAAGGAAATCTACGAAATCAAAAGAATTCTAAATACGATAGTAACAGTGGAACCACCACGCCACAAAAATGATATACCACAATGCGTGCGGTGTCATCAATGCGGTCACactaaaaattattgtaacagAAGCCCGGCATGTGTTAAATGTGCAAAGAATCATCTAACACTGTCCCTGCATAGGGAAAATAAACGAGACAAAATGTTACAACTGTAATGGAAACCACCCAGCCACCTATAAAGGATGTGAAGTCAGGAAACAACTACAACGTAAACTGTTTCCACCACTTCACAATAAATCAGTCGATAATTACCAACCACAACAAAGTATAATGGATAATGAAGCAACATTGAAAGCACAAAATGAACAAAAAGCTATAAACAGAAACACAGATCCCCAAGGAAATCGAAGTTACGAGCAAGTAATCCAAAACATTAGACAAGCAACGCCCACAAATAACCAGAATCAAAGCAACAACACCGAAGACGCTACAGAAATCAAAGGACTACTAAAACAATCCATCAAAAACACCGAAATGCTAACAGAAATGATAAGCGAACAAAATGCAGTTCTCAGACAGCAAACGCAACAAATCACAGTCATGCTACAACTACTTACAAACATGCtgaacaaaaaataaaaaataaaaatggatatgcttaaaatagcagcctggaactctaaCGGCTTACAACAAAGGGCCCcagaaactaaaacattcctgtacaACAATAATATTGACATACTGGTCGTATCAGAAACACACATATTGATTGATATGGAAAAAGTCGAGACTTACACAACTCTCTATCAAGATCTTAAATGTGTGTTTCCCGGTTTCTGTATGAGGATTACCCTCGTCGTCTTCCATATTGCTGAGATCTTACCTGTTTTATTTACCTCATTCAATATGGTAGAGTCTCCCTGTTCTCTTTTCTGCTGTTAATTTAACTATTGTCCCTGGTATATCATCCACCCCAACGACTTTATTGAGGTTAGGTATCTTTATCGTTGCTACTTCCAGATCTTCCTCTGAAATTACAGCGTTAATGTAATTTCACCATCCTCGTTATTTTGAATATCATTTGCTTGTTGCTGTTGTAATTGATTCATCGGTTTAGTCTGGAAGAGAAAACCTGGAAATAGGgccctttttttatttatcagGTCTGTAAGTATGAAACCGGAATTTGCCTATAGATGACTCTAGCTGATAATGTAGTTATTACTAAACTGCGTCATTGATGCCAAAAATCTTTGTTGACATCTCGCAAACATTTTCGACTTAGAACAATACAAGTTTCATACAACAGCATAGTTTGTAATAGCGTTGAACATGTCAAATTTTGTGCCTGCAAACTACGATTTGCGGACAGCATTGATTTTCTATTACCATTTGAAAAAAACTGCTGCAGAATCGCATCGAATGCTTGTTGAAGCTTAAGGTGAGCATGCGCTTGGTAAACCACAGTGCTTTGAGTGGTTTAAAAAAATTCAGAAGTAGCAATTTTGACGTGAGGAACGAAGAACGTGGAAGACCACCGAAAAAGTTTCAAGACAGCGAATTGCAAGCATTGTTGGATGAGGATGATGCTCAAATGCAACAACAACTCGCTGATCAATTAAACGTGACACGAGAAGCCGTCTCCATACGTTTAAAAGCCATGGGAAAAATCCAGAAAGTGGGAAAATGGGTTCCACATGAACTGAATGAAAGACAGCAGGAAAACCGAAAAACCACTTGCGAAATGCTGCTCGCTagatacaaaagaaaatcATTTCTCCACCGAAGACCAAATCGCTATGGACGGAAGACAATGCTCTGTGTTTGATGGGATCAGAAGGGTGTGATCTATTATGAGCTGTTAAAACCTGGCGAAACCGTTAATACTGAGCGCTACCGACAACAAATGATCGATTTGAATCAAGCTTTACGCGAAAAACGACCAGAATATCAAAAAAGGCAACACAAAGTAATTTTGCTTCATGATAATGCACCATCACATACAGCAAAAACCGGCCAAGGAAGGAGGAAACGATTGAAGCGTTCAGTTGGGAAATACTTTCACACGCGGCTTACTCACTAGACTTGGTTCCGTCCGATTACTACTTATTTGCATCGATGGGACACGCACTTTCTGACCAGCACTTCACTTCGTACGAAAATGTACGAAAATGGCTCGATGACTGGTTTGCCTCAAAAGAGCGACAGTTTTTGGCGTGGCATCCGCCAATTACCAGACAGGTGGGAAAAATGTATAGCTAGCGATGGGCAATacttcgaataaaatattttcaatcatTTTCATACAATAAACATGCATTTTCTATACAAAAATTCCGGTTTCATATTTACATAAGGGGAAAATACAATTACGCATATTCAGAGCGCttagttattattattattattattattattgcttagtCCGTGCCTTTCGGCATTGGATgaactttcggttttacattttttatgtctatttctctttttatatGTCTACCTCCCCTCTTTTTCACTCTATTCTATTGCACTACCTTACTTATTCTAcctctaaaaactaaaaattagGAACTATAAATTAGCAACTAATGACTAAAAACTATTGCAACTGCATGCGTGAGATGTAGGTGAAGAATAAATGGATTACTCTTAGATGAGAGAATCAGTGTCGAGATGATGACTGATCTGAAGACAGAGCTCGAGTCCTGGTAGATATGTTGTCGAAGAAGTCTTGAGGTGTTGAGTCTGTCAGAATTGAGAGATAACTGAACCTTCGCTCTCATGTAATTACGAAGGAAACCTCGATGTGTAGGTATTTTTTGAACGAAGAatgcggattcgttgttcacacatttcgttaggaaaagtgagggtaacgatccGCGAAACCCATTGGTTATGGCCAGCGTTAATGAATGAAAATAGGAGGAGGAAGCCTCCTACCaacttggctcgtgggtgaTCTTGTTCATGGGAAGAACCAGCCTTTTTGTTAGACAAATATTCGGCTTTTCCCAGTAGGTGACTACCCGCTTTCTCTGTTGTTTGTAAGAGCGCGCAATAGACCTAAGGACTGATTTAAATATCAGCTATAAACCGAAAATACGTTCAGGATTAAAGGTTTCTGCAAGCTAATAAGATTCGGTTTATGGTGGgaccttaggtttattgagggtctgTCTAAGGGGGCTTGGGCCTTGACGGTCAGACAATCAATGATGTCGCACGGACCATttcacgcgacgtaacacaCAGTTTGCCTAATTCAATGTGTCAGTTAAAATTTCTTCTGTTTCCTATGAAATAATATCAATGATATTCCtacagaaaagaaatttgtacTGTAGTACCATGAAAAAAAGGCCTAATTATGGGCGTAGTGagattaaagaaaaaagaaaagaacgctAGAGACAGGAACGATTTTGGGTTCAAAGAGCGTTGACCGAGAGGTCAGAGTGTGCGAATCGAGAAGTGAATGTGAATCGATAGACAGAGTTAGTCGAGCAGTAGCGGAGTAGAGTAGCGATTGTACTGGAAGCGTTCATCGGGGCATGACCGTCCCCATTCCATCGGCTTCAAAGCGTTGGTTGCGTTGGAATCGGCAGTTGAGTGATGCGAGGCGTTTCATCGCTAGCGCTTTGGAGGATCCGAGCAATGGGAGCTGGTCGCTAGATGGGAATTCTGGATTGTTGGCGTAACTCTTCCCGCAGGGAGGACTTGCTTATGTAAGTCTATGGGGGCTGGCAAACTCACGTTCCCGCAGCCAGGGAGGACCGTCGGGACAAGCGTCtcgcttacgtgagtcctctatgtacaccgcAAGGAAGGTTGTCGGGAGTGTAAGGCGTTTAAGTACGGTTACACTCTCTCTCCGTGgccttgggtagtagcgcaTCCACAATCCTGATACCAAGGATGGGATCGTCGTGATAAGTTCCTGGGTACTTTGTACCTTGAGGCCCCCGCTTACGTGAGACCCATCTGGAACTGCCGAGCACGGTTAGCAGGTCGCCGGTCGGCAGTGACGTGGCCGTACATCCACACGATAGTCCCACCAATGACTTAGCATGATACCACGGGGGTCGAGTGTAAGCCCGGAGGGAGTAGCGACCCCTCTGCTCGGCTAATTATGGACTTGGACTCATGGTGGCAGTGGCTGATGGCCAAGATGCTGGCAAGAGAGCCGATTTAAGGGGTAATGGCTCATCCCGAATGGCCTTCGGcgggtgagcagcgtcccaCCTGCTCCGGAACCGTCCTGGAGAGACGGAAGGGCTTAGAATGCGCCCCGTTCGATCTGAGATGAGCGACAACCCCTGCAGGCTTAGCTAATCGAGGTAACAAGGCACTGGGTGCCTTGCGCGATGGTTGGGCGTAATCCCAACCCCTATGGCCCTAGGGGTGCCTGGGTACTGTGTGGCGATAAATAGACGCCGAGGAAAGCAGCCGTAACCAAAGACTTATTGGCGTAACTCCTTATGTGTCCGTTTCGGACTGACGGGTGGACTTGGAAGCGATTTCGTCCGTGATGTTCTTGATTTGCGCGTTCTAGCCGTTTTCTGCGACCGCGAGGTTGACGGGGACGATGCTGAATTCCTGCTCGACGAGGAAGTACTTCGATTTGACGCGGAGGAATTCGACCTTGATTGCTGCCTTTCCTGATGTAGCATCGTGTCATGTCGTCCTCCGCACAGCCGACATGATCCGGCGTGACAATCTCACACTGTGTGTCCCTTCTTCAAGCAATTCGAACATAAGGATGCTCTTTCAGCATTCTTCGAGCGTTCGCTGACAGTTTTGGCCTTGAATGTGACGCATCGCCGAATGGTGTGTTATCCTCTGCAGGTATGACACGTTTGAACCTGGGATGCGGTAAATGCGTGTCCGCGTGGCTCGTGTTGACGGAGTCGCTTGGGATGTTCCTGTGATTTTCCTGTTTGTTTgattgggggggggggggggggatctGGTACTTCGTGCCAATCTTTGGAGGAAGTTCAGGAACTGAATGTATTTGGGCAATTCATTGTTCGGGAGAGTTATTTCCCACTGAGTCTGGATGTTCGATATCTTTAAAAGCAGAAGGCTGTAAATCATCGCACCTGTATCGGAATAGGATTCTCCTAACTTAGTTAATGCACAAATGTGTTGTTCGACGCATGGACTAAGTGGCTTAATTCCGTTGACGAGTTTTTGGTAAGTTTCGAATGACTGATCATTGCTAGACAGTGGTTAACGGCGGTGTCTCGTGGGTATTCGAAACACTCTTTGAGAAGCTTTATAGCTTCATCTTAATTTGTATTGTTAACGGGTAACGCATCTAAGCAATTCGCCGCGTTTCATTTGAGAGCAGACCGTAGGTAATGAAGCTTCTGTACGTCCGTGAGAAGAATGTTCTGATCTACAGTTGAGCAAAAGGTGTCGTAAAATGTGTTCCATTTTTCAAAGTTTCCATCGAAAGTGGGGAGCCGAAGATCTGGTAATTTAATCGCTGTTGGATTCGAGATCACAGATGACTCATCGCTGGGAGTCGACCGGGTTGATGGTTGCTCAGCCAGTATCAGTTTGGTCAAGCGAGCTCCCAGAGATACGTAAGTGCGTAACGTATCTGCTTCCAACGTGGATTCTCCTTCGCCGTGGTCATCTAAATCCTCTTGGGCGAGTCGGAACCGTCTCCACTCTTCCTCAAGCTTGATAGTTTTCCAAGAGGCAACCGTCATACTCGTCAGCCTGTTGATACTGATCGATGTCGCTCTCCATGGATTTGATGGTTGTACTTATCACGTTTCTGTCGCAAGATGCTGACTTTTGACGGGGTCGGCATGATTTGTGATGTAGACCGACCTAAGAGGTTGGAACCTTCTCAAAGTTGATAGCTCAGCTTCGTCGGGACGCTGACTGGGTGTGTGCCTCGACCAATGGGCTATATCTCTTCAAAGGTGACGCTTCTGACGTAATTGACTTCGATGGAATGATATACTTCCGCTGTTGGGACTTGATGTGATTACGTGGCACTGTGTGGTTACTGATGCGTACACTTTTCACTGGCACCTGATCCGGCTCGAAGAACCATGTAAATTCGCACGCCATGTAAAAGCGCGGCAAcaggagtcgtaaattcccgttacgatttgaataatcgacgccacgaatcgtccgatcccttatttcttgTGGGATAATAAGGTCAGTTGATTGAAAATAACACTGATATTAACAggtttttgtatattttgacTTATCCAACAACTTCAGTGTATACAGTGTATGAGACACTTTTCGTGTTGACGATGATTATGTATGTGTTCAACTTGTAGTTTCTTGCTGGACTTCTGACTCTTGATGTTCCTTACACTAGCCTTTGACTGGTTCTTAACTTAGACTGAATGAGATTTGACTGAATATAGACTAGAGCGTAAGGAGAAGTAGAGTTGAAGTAGAGATGATATAGACTGGATCTAGACTGGATCTCGAACTGGGGAAACCCTGCTATCACCGCCACTGCCGTCGTCGCAATGGTGCGGAATCCTCTCACCGCCCTGATGGCCACCGCCCTATGGAACCTCCTGACCAGCAGGAGACTGCGACTGTTGGCCTTCAAGTCCGCTGCCCAGATCGGAGCCCTGTAAAGGAGCTCCGACCGCACCACCCCGGCGTACAGCCGGCGTGCCCCGCCTCTCGGCCTGCCAATCCGTTACCAGGTGCTGCAGAAAGGTACCAGACGCTCGAAGTGAACACCGAAAGCCCAGTGCCTGTAGAGAATGGGAcccaaatattttatttggatTCCCACCTCGACC
It includes:
- the LOC126872625 gene encoding uncharacterized protein LOC126872625; the encoded protein is MTVASWKTIKLEEEWRRFRLAQEDLDDHGEGESTLEADTLRTYVSLGARLTKLILAEQPSTRSTPSDESSVISNPTAIKLPDLRLPTFDGNFEKWNTFYDTFCSTVDQNILLTDVQKLHYLRSALK